The Gopherus flavomarginatus isolate rGopFla2 chromosome 4, rGopFla2.mat.asm, whole genome shotgun sequence genomic interval AAtaataaagtaaataaaacaaatccCAGATAAGGAATGACACACCCAAAATAACGGTATAACAAAAGGAGCAGGAAAATAGGATCTTGGGAAGGAAAGAGTTAATAAGCCAATTTCCCACTTCTTAACATGCCAACTCAGTGGTGCTAGAACCAGCAGTGCTGGGGATGCTGCCACACCACCGGGCTTGAAGCAGTAGTAACAAACACCAAGTACATAGTTTCCACCATCAGTACCTCCAcgataaaaattgttccagcagccctgctcaAACCCCCTGATCCCTCACAGGCACCTTCTAGGGATGGATGGTACACTGAGCTTTGTTGGCTGGTTGAAACAAAAAATGTCCCCGTATTCTATGTTCATCCCTGCATGGGGCAGAGTCCTCTCCTGACTCCAACCAGGGTCACTGGTTCCCTGATGTGGAATCATCTGGTGGTCTGGGCTGGCTCTTGGTAGCTGGTGCTGGGTCACATCTCTCTGTCTCTGCAAAATGCTCATCTCTGAAGTGCTAGAACTGCCTGATCCAGGCAGTTAAATCGTAAAGCCATACAAGAACTGCCTGGGATGGAGGAGAAAATGGGGAGTTTTTTTGCAGAGTCTTCCTGCTGGCACTCTCTGACCAAAAGTTAAAAACTAACTATGTAAAGTCAGGATGTCCCTTCACTGGGAGCTGTACAACCTAGGCTTGTCATTGGTCCAGTGGACTTCTTTCTATTGGCTTCAGAAGGTGTTTTTACTTccttcaggccttgtctacaccacaaagttgcagcgctggtgagggggttacagcgctgcaacttaggaggtgtacacacctgcagggcattaccagcgctgcaactccctgtttgcagcgctggccgtacacacggttgaacctcgggtgtagaggatccagcgctggatcaccagcgctggtcatcaggtgtagacactcaccagcgtttttgttgacctccgtggaataagcaggtatcccagcatacctgaggaagcctctctggtaatcaagcaaactccactgccctgtgctcacctgacccctcctttaaatgccccgggaaatttaaaaatccccttcctgtttgctcagccaggtgtggagtgcaattaatctatcaatcactcagcgaccatgcctccacgcaccaaacgagccccagcatggaccaatgcagagctgcaggacctcattagtgtgtggggagaagaggctgtgcaaacacagctgcgctccagaaggataaattatgatacgtatggtcagatatcacagtccttgatgagaaggggccatgaacgagACGCCTTGCAGTGcagagtaaaaattaaggagctgaggagtgcgtactgcaaagcccgtgagggaaatcgccgctcaggagctgcctccACAACCTGCAGgctttacaaggagctggatgccatacttgggtgtgaccccaccgcgaatcctaggagcacgatggagagttcagagcagggagaagtggaggatgatgtagaggacggagacagtgaggctactggcgtggagggagacaccccggagtcccaggacacatgcagccaggatctcttctccagcccggaggaggctagccagtcgcagcagctggaagctgacggtgaggaggaagctgaggatcgtgctcgtggtaagtagatttcaatgttttgggagaggaggattttggttatggctgcctgcatgcatgcctaaacgtggaatagcccattgatttgatctatccttccccgcggtttgctctggtgtcccCCGAACTCcctctccaagcaggtatccttccccgcggtttgctctggtgttcccccccccaagcaggcatccagccccacggtgtgctgccgtgttccccagccaccctcccagcacggaggcagccacgcggtgtgcaggcatccagcaccgcgtttCCACACCCCCCCCTCAGCATCAGGACGGGTTGAAAGcggaccaaaaaaaaaccccaaccccaagcacctagctcaccaccttcctgttcactactgtcccttcttcaggacaccagctacccccTGTACCCACTGCTGATAAACCCCAGCGACCcagtggtcaattcccactcccaaggggtaATTTTTGCTAAAAACACTCAcctcattgctcgccatgacttagcttgcttgccctctctgtgttatgtgagaaggatgctacctaAAGTCTCAAAAGTCCTTCAAAATTTGATAATAAACAATaatgcctctgtgtattacatgtttctatctctctgttttctagggaccttgactactgcagctgtATCACCgccctcacgtaggttgcagaacttgagacgcaatcctaggaaatcaaaagaggaattgatcaagtctgttctgagccactacaacagggaaagtaggaagaca includes:
- the LOC127049225 gene encoding uncharacterized protein LOC127049225 isoform X2 — translated: MPPRTKRAPAWTNAELQDLISVWGEEAVQTQLRSRRINYDTYGQISQSLMRRGHERDALQCRVKIKELRSAYCKAREGNRRSGAASTTCRLYKELDAILGCDPTANPRSTMESSEQGEVEDDVEDGDSEATGVEGDTPESQDTCSQDLFSSPEEASQSQQLEADGEEEAEDRARGTLTTAAVSPPSRRLQNLRRNPRKSKEELIKSVLSHYNRESRKTEEWRSSVQEWRKTVHEWRQTESRRKELSAKKTTKQMISLLSRQTESFESLVAMQTNMYRANPQPSQSPLPCHPVYSQNNFLQQPVPYYPQLPPTPIRSPTSPDNYNSYPVHSTPIILQLSNAEVQQTVNIDQNRT
- the LOC127049225 gene encoding uncharacterized protein LOC127049225 isoform X1, which codes for MPPRTKRAPAWTNAELQDLISVWGEEAVQTQLRSRRINYDTYGQISQSLMRRGHERDALQCRVKIKELRSAYCKAREGNRRSGAASTTCRLYKELDAILGCDPTANPRSTMESSEQGEVEDDVEDGDSEATGVEGDTPESQDTCSQDLFSSPEEASQSQQLEADGEEEAEDRARGTLTTAAVSPPSRRLQNLRRNPRKSKEELIKSVLSHYNRESRKTEEWRSSVQEWRKTVHEWRQTESRRKELCRQTESRRKELSAKKTTKQMISLLSRQTESFESLVAMQTNMYRANPQPSQSPLPCHPVYSQNNFLQQPVPYYPQLPPTPIRSPTSPDNYNSYPVHSTPIILQLSNAEVQQTVNIDQNRT